The genomic stretch CCGTCACGGAGCGCAACGTTCGGGTGCGCGTGGACCGTCCCACATCGCTGCCTGGGCCCACGAGCATGCCCATGAACCCGGTCACCCAGGCCATCCGCGCGCGCGTCGGCGCCATCCGCCGCTGCTACGAGCGCACGTTGGGCTCGAACCCGGCGGCCCGTGGCAGGCTGGTGGTGAGCTTCCGGGTGGAGGGCTCGGGCGCCTTCTCCGGCGTCACGGTGCCCGAGAACCAAACGGGCGACGCACAGCTCGCCAACTGCGTGAGCGGCATCATCGGCCGGCTGCGGGTCGCCACCGGACCCGACGGGGGCGCGGCCAGCTTCCGCTACCCGTTCGTGTTCGAGCCGCACTGAAGGTTCGCCGCTCACGGCGAGCCCGCAGCCCCCGTGATCGCGGGGGTTCGGGTGGGGGGTGTGGGTGATACGTTCATCATCCCACATCGGAGACCTCGGCCCATGCACACACACCCACTCGCGAGCCCCACAGGCGCGCTCTTCCTGGCAGCCGTGCTCGCGGTCGCCTCCGGCTGCGGCAGCGACGGCAACCCGACCGGCGACGGCGGCGCAGGCGACAACGGCACACGCGACGCCACCACCCCGAGCGACGGCGACACGCCCACCGACGGCGACGTGCCGAGCGACGCGGAGGTCACGGACACCAGCCTGCCCATGAACGGCACCCTGCGCGCGTTCCCCTCCGCCGAAGGCTTCGGTGCAGACGCGACCGGCGGGCGCGGTGGCCAGGTCATCCACGTCACCAACCTGAACGCGGGTGGTGCCGGCTCGCTCCAAGCGGCCATCAACGTGGCGGGCCCGCGCATGATCGTGTTCGACGTGAGCGGGCACATCCCGGACGTCATCGTGGCCGAGCACGGCGACTTCACGCTCGCGGGGCAGACCGCGCCCGGCGGCATCAGCGTCGCGGGCCTCATGCTGCAGGGCGACTCCGTGTGCGAGAGCCCGGGCTGCACGCAGCCCACCACCTACCCCGAGAACTTCATCGTGCGGCACCTGCACGTGCGCGTGGACCCGAACGACGGAGACGGAAGCGGTGACGGGGTGCGCTTCCACCACGCCGTGAACGGCATCATCGACCACGTGTCCATCGGCAACGCCACCGACGAGGCCATCCAGATCGCGTTCTCGCGCGACATCACCATCCAGCACACCATGCTGGCCGAGACCATCGGCAGCCACGGGCAGTACGGCGGCATGCTGGCCAACTACAGCGACTCGGTGCGTGGCTTCCCCATGACCAACCTCAGCATCCACCACAACCTGTGGGTGCGCATCTACGGCCGCTATCCGGAGCTGGGCCGCGAGAACATCGCCGACACCGCCGTGTCGCGCGTCGAGGTGTCCAACAACGTCTACTGGGGCACGCGTCACCCCATGTACGTGGCCGTGGAAGCACCCGGCTTCGCGCACGACGTGCTCTGGGAGCTGAACGTGGTGGGCAACCTGCGGCGCGACGACCCGAACGACGCGCTCTCGTTCGGGCTCATCGCGATCGAGCCGCCACCCGACCTGCTGGGCGTGAGCTCACTGTTCCTGAGCGACAACCGCATCGTGGGCGCGGGCGTCATGGACTACCCGCTGATCTACAACAACAACGACTTCGCGGACGCCATCGACACCATGGGGACGCCCTGGTACTCGAGCCTGCCCACGTGGCGCAGCACCGCGCGCGCGAACTTCCCGGCCATCACCTACCACGACGTGGACGACCTCCTCGCGTTCGTGCGGAGCAACGTGGGCGCCTTCCCGCGCGACCGCTTCGACGAGCGCATGGTGGGCTACCTGGAAGACAACGTGGTGGACGGGCGCGACGTGGTGGTCACCAGCGACATCACGGTGGCCAACCCCGAGAACGACCTCATGGCGCTGGGCCCCTTCCCGGCGGCACCCACCGACACGGATGGCGACGGCATCGCCAACACGTGGGAGACCGACCACGGGCTGAACCCCAACCTGGCCGCCGATGGATCCACCACCACGCTCTCCGTCGCGGAGCTGGGCGTGGCGGGCTACACCAACCTCGAGGTGTATCTCGACTGGCTCGCCCACGAGCGTGAGATGGGTCGCTAGATCCGGTAGGCTGCCGCGCTGGAGGAGCCCGCATGACGACGACCACGCACTACACCCCGCCGCAGACCATCGCCCCCCTCGGGCTCTTGTTCGGAGTGGCCGCGGCGCTCGCAGGGGCTCTGGTGCTGGCGCCGCTCTACTCGATCGCCATCGCCTACATCCCCATCATCTACCTGAACGCGCTCTTGACGGGCGGCACGGCCTTCGGCATCGGCTGGGGCGTGGTGAGCGGGCTCCGCGCCGGCCACTTCCACAACGCGGCGCTCAGCTACGTCATCGTGCTGGGCGCGCTGGTCTTCGCCTACTGGATGCACTGGATCGCATGGGTGGCCATGATGGCGTTCCGCGCCGACATGAGCGACTTCGAGGCCATCTACCTGCTCTATCCGCCCGCCCTGCTGGACATCATCGGGACCATCTACGAGGAGGGCACCTGGTCAATGCGTGGCTCCGTGGTCAACGGTATCCCGCTGGGCATCGCGTGGGTGCTGGAGGCGCTCATCTTCTTCGGTGTGGGAACCGTCGCGGCACTCGGCACCGTCGGAACCGGCACCTTCTGCGGGCGCTGCAAGACATGGTGCAAGACGATCGTCGAGCGGCGCCTCGACTACGGTGATGGCGGCGGCATCGCAGAGGCGCTCAACCAGCGCCAAGACTGGAGCGTGCTGCAACGCCCCGAGCCCCCCGAGGGCGATCCCATGTGGTACAGCGTGCGCATCGAGCAGTGCCCCACGTGCCGCGAGACGAGCACGCTCACGCTCTCCAGCAACCACGTCACCCACGACGCGAAGGGCAACGCCGAAACGAAGAGCACGTTGGAGGTCGATCGCGTCTACATTCCGTCGGCCGACGTAGCGCGTCTCTCGGCCTGAGCGCGTCCCCGGCCCTCCCACGCATGTCCTCCACCTCGCAGACCAAGCTCCTCGCGCGCCGTGACTTCGCGGCGTTCTTCACCACCCAGCTGCTCGGCGCGTTCAACGACAACCTGTTCAAGAACGCGCTCATCATCTGGATCAGCAGCACGCAAGCCAGCGCCTTCGGCATGGGCCCCGAGCTCATGATCACGCTGTCCACCGGCGTGTTCATCCTGCCGTTCTTCCTGTTCTCGGCCACGGCTGGGCAGCTGGCCGACCGCTACGAGAAGACGCCCATCCTGCGTGTGGCGAGGGCGCCGAGATCGTCATCATGGCGCTGGCGGCGGTGGCGTTCCTGCAGGGCAATCTGGAGGTGCTGCTGGCGGCGCTGTTCCTGATGGGGACGCACTCTGCCTTCGTGGGCCCGGTGAAGTACAGCATCCTGCCGCAGCTCCTGGCCGCCGACGAGCTGGTGGCCGGCAACGCGCTGGTGGAGATGGGCACGTTCCTCGCCATCTTGCTCGGCACCATCGCGGGTGGCGTGCTCATCCTGGTGGAGGACGGCCCGCTGTGGGTGGCCATCGGCGTGCTGCTCACGGCGCTGCTGGGCTTCGCGGGCAGCTACCTGATCCCGCGGCTCGCGCCCGGCTCGCCAGACGTGCGCATCAGCAAGAACCCGTTCACGCCCACCATCGAGATCCTGCGCATCACCAAGCAGCAGCGCGCCGTGTTCCTGTCGGTGCTCGGCGTGTCGTGGTTCTGGCTGTTCGGCGCGGTGATGCTGTCCATCTTCCCCATCTACGCACGCGACACGCTGCACGCGAGCGAGCACGTGGTCACGCTGTTCCTATCGTTCTTCTGCGTGGGCATCGCGCTCGGCTCCATGCTCACCGAGAAGATCTCCGGCAAGAACCTGGAGCTGGGCCTCGTGCCGTTTGGCTCCGTGGGCATGACGCTGTTCACGCTGGACCTGTTCCTCATCGGCGCGCCCAGCGTGGTGCCGGCCGAGCTCTACGGCGTGCGCGAGTTCCTGGCGCTGCCGGGCACGCCGCGCATCCTGGTGGACCTGTTCGGCATCTCGGTCTTCGGCGGCTTCTTCACCGTGCCGCTCTACACGCTCATGCAGCAGCGCCCCGACCCGTTCGAGCGCTCGCGCGTGATCGCCGGCAACAACATCCTGAACGCGCTCTTCATGGTGGCGGGCGCGGGCATGCTGGCCGGCCTCTTCACGGCGGGCGTCGCGGTGCACCAGGTGTTCCTCGTGCTGGCCATCCTCAGCTTCGCGGTGGCCACGTATCTCTACACCCTGCTGCCCGAGTTCCTGCTGCGCTTCTACGCGTTCATGCTCAGCCGCGTCATGTACCGGCTCGAGGTCACGGGGCACGAGAACATCCCCGAGACGGGCCCGGTGGTGCTGGTGTCCAACCACGTGGCCTTCAACGACTGGCTCATCGTGGGCGGCAACGTGCGGCGCCCCGCGCGCTTCGTCATGGACCACCACATCTCGCAGACCCCGGTGGTGTCGGTGCTGTTCCGGCACGCCAAGGTCATCCCCATCGCGCCCGCGCACGAGAACGCCGAGGTCATGGAACGCGCTTTCGCGAAGATCGCCGAGGAGCTGCGCGCCGGCGAGGTGGTCTGCATCTTTCCCGAGGGCAAGCTCACCAGCACCGGCGAGATGAATCCCTTCAAGGCGGGCATCGAGCGCATCATCGCGGAGACCCCCGTGCCCGTGGTGCCCATGGCCCTCGGCGGCCTGTGGGGCAGCATGTTCAGCCGCAAGGACGGGCCGGCGCTGAGCAAGCCACCGTCGCGGTTTCGCGCACGGCTGACGTTGACGATTGGCGAGCCGGTCCCGCCGGAGCAGGTCACCGCGAAGGGGCTCGAGGAGAAGGTGCGCGCGTTGCTGGCGAGCGGCGACACGCAGCGTTGATCCCGGCCACCGCCCGTGAGAGCGAACGCTCCACAGCGAGCATTCACTCCGTCAGGGGGCGTCGACGCTGGGAGAGGCCTCCCCTCGTGTCCGAGTATCGAAGCGCAACAGCTGCACCCCGCGCATCTGCTGCGCAATTGCGGGCCGTGGCGTGAACGCGGTTGATCGGAAACGCGCGCCACGCGGGCAGCCGGGAGCTGGCGCGCACCTTGCTTGTGTCCTCGCTGCGATGTGCGTGCCGGCGCCCTGCCGAGTGTCCGCATGTCGAGGAGCCACCCGGAATGATCGAACACCACGACCTACGCCACGAGTTTCCAGAGCACGTCGATAGAATTCACGAGCTGAAGATGACCGACGACCAGTTCCGCGCGCTGTTCGACCAGTATCACGCGCTCGACCGAGAGGTCCGTCGCATCGAGCTCGACATCCAGCCGACGGGCGATGAGTACCTCGAGGAGCGGAAGCGCGAGCGCGTGAGGCTCAAGGACGCGCTCTACTCCATGCTGGAAGCTCGATAGTCGCCGCCAGGCCCCGCTCAGCCGCCCGCGATCACCCGCGCCACGCGCATCCCATCGAGCGCCGCGCTGACGATGCCCCCCGCGAACCCGCCGCCCTCGCCGCACGGGTACAAGCCCGCCACGTCGGGCGACTGCAGCGTCTCGGGGTCGCGCGGGATGCGCACGGGCGAGCTGGTGCGGGACTCCACGCCCACCAGCACGGCTTCGTTGCCGCCGTAGCCGGGCATCTTTCGCTCGAAGACGCCGAGCGCGGTGCGCAGGCGATCGGCCAGCCGCACGCCCGAGGCGTCCAGCACTGGCGCGATGTCCGTGGCGGTGAAGCCCGGCTGGTAGCTGCCCTTGGGCACGGTGCTGCTGCTGCGGCGCGCGCGAAAGTCGCTGGCGCGCGTGGCCGGCGCCTTGAGGTGGCCGCCGCCTGCCTGGAACGCGGCCTCCTCGATGACGCGCTGGAACGCGACGCCCCCCATGGGGCCCTTGAACCCGGCGCGCTCCCAGTCGCTGGGCTCCACCGCCACCACCAGACCCGAGTTGGCAAAGGGCGAGTCGCGCTTGGACAGGCTCATGCCGTTGACCACCTGCGCGCCCGGCTCGGTGGCTGCCGGCACGATGAAGCCGCCCGGGCACATGCAGAACGAGAACACGCCGCGCTCGTCCACGGTCTCGGCCACGCGGTAGTACGACGCCGGCAGCGCGGGGTGCCCGGCGCTGCGCCCGTACTGCTGCTGGTTGATCATCGGCTGCGGGTGCTCGATGCGCACACCCAGCGCGAAGGGCTTGGGGGCGAGCTGGACGCCCTCCTCGGCCAGCATGGCGTAGATGTCCCGCGCCGAGTGGCCCGTGGCCAGCACCAGGGCGGCGCAGGGCAGCACTTCGCCATCGGCCAAGCGCACCCCGCGAAGCTTGTGCGCCGGGCCCACGTCCAGGCCCACCACGCGGGCGCCGAAGCGGAACTGCACGCCCAGCGCTTCCAGCCGCTCGCGCAGCGCCGTGATGACCTTCGGAAGCTTGTTGCTGCCGATGTGAGGGCGCGCGTCGGTCAGGATGTCCTCGGGCGCGCCGTGCAGCACCAGCGTCTCGAGCACGTCGCGGATGGCGCTCTTCTCGCCGGTGCGCGTGTACAGCTTGCCGTCGCTGTAGGTGCCCGCGCCGCCCTCGCCGAAGCAGTAGTTGCTGTCGCTGTCCACGAGGCCTTCGCGGTTCAGGAGAGCGAGGTCGCGGCGCCGCGGCTGCACGGGCTTGCCGCGGTCCAGCACCACCGAGGCCACACCCTTGCGCGCCAGCTCGTAGGCACAGAAGAGCCCGGCCGGGCCGTCGCCCACGATGACCACCGGCGAGCCTCCCACCAGCGCGCGCGCCTCCACGGGAAGCGGCGCGCCGAGCGGCCCGGCAGGCGGCGCGCCGAGCGCCACCTCGAGCTTGAACTGCACCTTGTGGCGCCGCGCGTCGATGCTCCGACGCACCAGCGTGAGCTCGGGCAGGTCGGCCTCGGGCACCTTCAGCGTGCGAGCCGCCGCTTGACGCAGCGCGGCCGGGTCCTGCGCGTCGTCCAGGCCCAGCGCCAGCTCCACGTGGCCGGGCGGCAGATTGGCCGGCTGGCCCGCAACGGCGTGCACCGGCTGCGCGGGGCGCGCCGGGGGCTTGGGACGAGGCGGTCGGTTGCGGGGCGGCATGGCGGAAGTGCCGCGAGCATGAAGATCCCCGCGCGGCGCGCAAGTCGGAGGGCTTTGCGCTCGGCGGCCCTTGCTGGATGCATTTGCACACTTTAGAGTATGCAAATGAGCACACACAAGGATTCGAGCTCACGAGCAAGCCTCCCGGGCTACAGCGGCGGCGCCAACGAATTCAGCCGCGTCATCCTGAAGCTCGGTGGCGAGAAGAAACTCGGGCTCGCCAGCGCCGATGCAGCGGGCATGCTCGCTCGCATCCGGCACGGGTTCCCGGCCACGGTGGTGGACACCCTCTCGACCTCCACGGGTCTCTCCCTCAGGGAGACGGCCGAGCTGCTGGGCCTGTCGCCCTCCACGCTCACCCGCAAGAAGGCCACCAAGGCCCTGCTGGACCCGGCGCACTCGGACCGCGCGTTCCGCGTGGCCAACGCTTTCGCCTATGCCGAGACGGTGTTCGGCGAGGCGGACAAGGCGCTGCGCTGGATGCACAAGCCCAACCGGGCCATGGGAGGCGCCGTGCCCGTGGAGCTGCTGGACACGCAGCTGGGCGAGACCCGCGTGCGCCAGATCCTCACCCGCATCGAGTGGGGAGCGTACTCGTAGGATGCTCGTCTGGCGCCTCTGCAAGGCACGTCGCGCAGCAAGTGTCCTGAGCGGCAAGGGCAGCCAGCTCGCCGGTGCACGCTGGGCGCCTGTGGGGGTGCCCATGGTGTACTGCTCGGCCTCCGTGTCGCTCGCCACGCTCGAGCTGCTGGTCCACCTCGACACGGACGAGCTTCCCGCTGAGCCGTACGTGGCCATCGAACTGCACGTGCCCGACGGCTTGGTGGAGGTGGTAGTGGACGTGGACTTGCCGAGAGACTGGCGAGCAGCACCCACGGTGCTCTCCGACCCCCAGGGCCCGAAGGACTTCGGCGAGGCGTGGTACCGCTCCAAGCGCTCGCTGGCCATCTCCGTGCCGTCCGCGGTGATTCCCCATGAGCGCAATGTGATCCTCAACCCCGACCACGATGCCATCGAGCAGGTGGCGGTCACGAGGACGCTCGCGTACCACTTCGACCCGCGGCTGTTCCTCGGGCCGTAGCGGCCCGCCTCAGGGGCGCAGCACCACCACCAGCCCGCCCGAGGGCCCCAGCGCCACCGGCAGGCTGTCTGCGGCCGTCACGCTGGACGCGGTCTGCGTGAAGCTGTCGGGCGTGGCCCCGCCCGCGATGACCTCCATGGCGTACGCGCCGTCACCCAGGAACGCGAGGGGCACGCTGAGGTCCACACTGTCCGTGGTGCTCGTGATGGCCGCCACGTACCAGGTGCTGCCCTTGCGGCGAGCCAACACAGCGTGCGTGCGCGGGTCGCCCGAAAGGAGGCGCGTCTCGTCCCAGGTGCTGGGCACCTCGCTCATGAACGCCTGCACATACGGGAACGCGGCGAACACGGCGCGGTAGCCCTCGGCCGGGTCGGCGTCGGCGCGGCCACCGAAGTGCGTGATGCCGGACTCGAAGAGCACCGCCTGGGCCAGGCTGCTGATGTACGGCAGGCCCGCGTCGGCGAGCGCCTCTTGGAACACCACCGGCGTGTAGTCCATGGAGCCCACCACGTTGCGCGCGAACACGTACATGAGGTGGATGTCCGGGTCCGCCGGCGCCACGGGGAAGCGGTAGAACTCGGCGCCGCGCACGGCCTCCACGGTCATGAGGTTGGGGTGCGTGCGCTGCCAGCCCCGCGGCAGCGTGGCGCCGTGGAAGTTCACCATCAGGTGGTGCTCGGCGGCGTCTTCGAGGATGCCCAGGTACTGCTGGATGCGGTCCTGCTTGTCGCTCTCGAAGAAGTCGATCTTGATGCCGGCCACGCCCCACTCTTCGAGTCGCGCCATCTCGGCGCGGCGGATGTCGCGGTCCAGCATGCGGTCGCGCGGCGGCTCGGCGCTCACGTTGTGTGGGCCGCCCGAGTTGTACCAGACGTGCACCTGCACCCCGAGCGCCGCCGCGTCGCTGACCAACTGCGGGATGGCGTCCTCGAACTCCTGCCAGTGCGCGTCGATGAGCATGTGCTCCCAGCCGAACTCGGCTGCGCTGGCCAGGTACTCGCGCTGCAGCGCCTCGTCGCCGGTGTCCTGCGTGAGCCACGACCAGGCCGCGCGTCCGGGCGTGATCCAGCGGGTGTCGGCGATGGTGCTGGGCGGGCTCAGGTCGTCCACCAGCGTGGACTCCACCACCGTGCTCAGCTCGCCGGCGATGAGCACGCGCCACGGCGTGCTGAGTGGCAACGTCCCGCTGGGCAGCACCTCCCCCACCTGCTGCCCTTCGCGCGGCGTGGGGAAGATCATGCTGTAGAGCCCACCCGGCGCGAAGCGACCGAGGCGCGAGGCGCAGTACGTTCCGTCGAGGTCGGCCTCGGTCAGCAGCACCCAGCCGGCGTCACCCGGGATCTCGAACAGCGTGGGAAACGCCCAGCCCGAGGCGTTGGCCGAGTCGCCCACCTGAACGCGCTGGAAGGGCTGCTCGTACACGCCGAGGAAGAGCAGCCCGCTCAGGTCGTAGGGCATCATGAAGCCCGCGCCGGATGTGGGCAGCTGGAACGCCGTGTGTTCGGCCTGCACCGTGACGGGCCCGTCGCCCAGCAGCCGGTAGCGAAACGCCGCGCCGTCGTCGTGCACGCGCACGATGAGCTCCAGCTGCGCGCCGCTCGCGTTGCGGAAGCGCAGCGTGTGCTCGTTGCCGTGGGCCTCCCGCTCGGCGCGCTTGCCCACGATCAT from Sandaracinaceae bacterium encodes the following:
- a CDS encoding DUF465 domain-containing protein; its protein translation is MIEHHDLRHEFPEHVDRIHELKMTDDQFRALFDQYHALDREVRRIELDIQPTGDEYLEERKRERVRLKDALYSMLEAR
- a CDS encoding FAD-dependent monooxygenase; this encodes MPPRNRPPRPKPPARPAQPVHAVAGQPANLPPGHVELALGLDDAQDPAALRQAAARTLKVPEADLPELTLVRRSIDARRHKVQFKLEVALGAPPAGPLGAPLPVEARALVGGSPVVIVGDGPAGLFCAYELARKGVASVVLDRGKPVQPRRRDLALLNREGLVDSDSNYCFGEGGAGTYSDGKLYTRTGEKSAIRDVLETLVLHGAPEDILTDARPHIGSNKLPKVITALRERLEALGVQFRFGARVVGLDVGPAHKLRGVRLADGEVLPCAALVLATGHSARDIYAMLAEEGVQLAPKPFALGVRIEHPQPMINQQQYGRSAGHPALPASYYRVAETVDERGVFSFCMCPGGFIVPAATEPGAQVVNGMSLSKRDSPFANSGLVVAVEPSDWERAGFKGPMGGVAFQRVIEEAAFQAGGGHLKAPATRASDFRARRSSSTVPKGSYQPGFTATDIAPVLDASGVRLADRLRTALGVFERKMPGYGGNEAVLVGVESRTSSPVRIPRDPETLQSPDVAGLYPCGEGGGFAGGIVSAALDGMRVARVIAGG
- a CDS encoding DUF2384 domain-containing protein, whose product is MSTHKDSSSRASLPGYSGGANEFSRVILKLGGEKKLGLASADAAGMLARIRHGFPATVVDTLSTSTGLSLRETAELLGLSPSTLTRKKATKALLDPAHSDRAFRVANAFAYAETVFGEADKALRWMHKPNRAMGGAVPVELLDTQLGETRVRQILTRIEWGAYS
- a CDS encoding RES domain-containing protein, with protein sequence MLVWRLCKARRAASVLSGKGSQLAGARWAPVGVPMVYCSASVSLATLELLVHLDTDELPAEPYVAIELHVPDGLVEVVVDVDLPRDWRAAPTVLSDPQGPKDFGEAWYRSKRSLAISVPSAVIPHERNVILNPDHDAIEQVAVTRTLAYHFDPRLFLGP
- a CDS encoding glycoside hydrolase family 97 catalytic domain-containing protein → MLRTVNSGARVAITGWRSQLTLVLTLVAGAAIASVAWGCGGTEAPRAWTVASPDGALELRVVLNAEAAGDERGPNHLTYSLVRNGQTLVASSPLGIETTSEGFVDGLRFVADETRVVHDAYTMIVGKRAEREAHGNEHTLRFRNASGAQLELIVRVHDDGAAFRYRLLGDGPVTVQAEHTAFQLPTSGAGFMMPYDLSGLLFLGVYEQPFQRVQVGDSANASGWAFPTLFEIPGDAGWVLLTEADLDGTYCASRLGRFAPGGLYSMIFPTPREGQQVGEVLPSGTLPLSTPWRVLIAGELSTVVESTLVDDLSPPSTIADTRWITPGRAAWSWLTQDTGDEALQREYLASAAEFGWEHMLIDAHWQEFEDAIPQLVSDAAALGVQVHVWYNSGGPHNVSAEPPRDRMLDRDIRRAEMARLEEWGVAGIKIDFFESDKQDRIQQYLGILEDAAEHHLMVNFHGATLPRGWQRTHPNLMTVEAVRGAEFYRFPVAPADPDIHLMYVFARNVVGSMDYTPVVFQEALADAGLPYISSLAQAVLFESGITHFGGRADADPAEGYRAVFAAFPYVQAFMSEVPSTWDETRLLSGDPRTHAVLARRKGSTWYVAAITSTTDSVDLSVPLAFLGDGAYAMEVIAGGATPDSFTQTASSVTAADSLPVALGPSGGLVVVLRP